A window from Salvia miltiorrhiza cultivar Shanhuang (shh) chromosome 2, IMPLAD_Smil_shh, whole genome shotgun sequence encodes these proteins:
- the LOC131008719 gene encoding carbonic anhydrase 2-like isoform X1, translated as MSTVNGFLTPPAARLSRPAAACRPITATAKLSSSPSPPPSLIRDEPFFAAPAPIIHPAPRDDDLGKYSYEEAIAELERLLSHHFSYSYKGELAPAAAAKIDQITAELQTDNGSAALSPTVERLKTGFLTFKHKKYNLKPGLYSELARGQTPKYMIFACSDSRVCPSHVLNIQPGEAFVVRNVANMVPAYDKTQYSGAGSAIEYAVLHLKVQEIVVMGHSACGGIKGLMSFPYDGSSSTDFIEDWVKICLPAKAKVTAEHGDTAFGDQCVLCEKEAVNVSLENLLSYPFVRQGVVNGTLALKGAHYDFIKGNLELWGLDCSLSPPVSL; from the exons ATGTCGACCGTCAACGGCTTCCTCACTCCACCCGCCGCCCGTCTATCACGGCCGGCAGCGGCATGCCGGCCCATCACCGCCACCGCGAAGCTTAGCTCTTCCCCTTCTCCGCCGCCCAGCCTCATCAGAGACGAGCCGTTTTTCGCTGCTCCAGCTCCCATCATCCACCCTGCTCCG AGAGATGATGACTTGGGAAAATATTCATACGAGGAAGCCATAGCTGAACTCGAAAGGCTACTAAG CCATCATTTTTCATATAGTTATAAGGGAGAACTAGCACCTGCGGCGGCGGCAAAAATAGATCAAATCACAGCGGAGCTGCAGACAGACAATGGCAGCGCCGCTCTCTCTCCCACTGTTGAAAGATTGAAGACCGGCTTCCTCACCTTCAAACATAAGAAATACAA CTTAAAACCAGGATTGTACAGTGAGCTGGCCAGAGGCCAGACTCCCAAG TATATGATCTTTGCATGCTCGGATTCACGCGTGTGTCCATCGCATGTACTAAACATCCAACCGGGGGAGGCGTTTGTGGTTCGAAATGTTGCTAACATGGTCCCTGCATATGACAAG ACCCAATATTCTGGAGCAGGCTCTGCTATAGAGTATGCTGTTCTGCACCTGAAG GTACAAGAGATAGTAGTGATGGGGCACAGCGCCTGCGGTGGAATCAAGGGGCTCATGTCCTTCCCATACGATGGATCCTCCTCAAC CGATTTCATTGAAGACTGGGTGAAAATCTGCTTACCTGCAAAGGCCAAGGTGACAGCTGAGCATGGGGACACAGCTTTTGGTGATCAGTGCGTGCTGTGTGAAAAG GAGGCAGTGAATGTTTCGCTTGAAAACCTGTTATCATATCCATTTGTTAGACAAGGAGTGGTGAATGGAACTCTGGCCCTCAAGGGTGCCCATTATGATTTCATCAAAGGAAATCTCGAGCTCTGGGGACTCGATTGCAGCCTTTCTCCACCTGTATCTCTATGA
- the LOC131008719 gene encoding carbonic anhydrase 2-like isoform X2, whose amino-acid sequence MSTVNGFLTPPAARLSRPAAACRPITATAKLSSSPSPPPSLIRDEPFFAAPAPIIHPAPRDDDLGKYSYEEAIAELERLLSYKGELAPAAAAKIDQITAELQTDNGSAALSPTVERLKTGFLTFKHKKYNLKPGLYSELARGQTPKYMIFACSDSRVCPSHVLNIQPGEAFVVRNVANMVPAYDKTQYSGAGSAIEYAVLHLKVQEIVVMGHSACGGIKGLMSFPYDGSSSTDFIEDWVKICLPAKAKVTAEHGDTAFGDQCVLCEKEAVNVSLENLLSYPFVRQGVVNGTLALKGAHYDFIKGNLELWGLDCSLSPPVSL is encoded by the exons ATGTCGACCGTCAACGGCTTCCTCACTCCACCCGCCGCCCGTCTATCACGGCCGGCAGCGGCATGCCGGCCCATCACCGCCACCGCGAAGCTTAGCTCTTCCCCTTCTCCGCCGCCCAGCCTCATCAGAGACGAGCCGTTTTTCGCTGCTCCAGCTCCCATCATCCACCCTGCTCCG AGAGATGATGACTTGGGAAAATATTCATACGAGGAAGCCATAGCTGAACTCGAAAGGCTACTAAG TTATAAGGGAGAACTAGCACCTGCGGCGGCGGCAAAAATAGATCAAATCACAGCGGAGCTGCAGACAGACAATGGCAGCGCCGCTCTCTCTCCCACTGTTGAAAGATTGAAGACCGGCTTCCTCACCTTCAAACATAAGAAATACAA CTTAAAACCAGGATTGTACAGTGAGCTGGCCAGAGGCCAGACTCCCAAG TATATGATCTTTGCATGCTCGGATTCACGCGTGTGTCCATCGCATGTACTAAACATCCAACCGGGGGAGGCGTTTGTGGTTCGAAATGTTGCTAACATGGTCCCTGCATATGACAAG ACCCAATATTCTGGAGCAGGCTCTGCTATAGAGTATGCTGTTCTGCACCTGAAG GTACAAGAGATAGTAGTGATGGGGCACAGCGCCTGCGGTGGAATCAAGGGGCTCATGTCCTTCCCATACGATGGATCCTCCTCAAC CGATTTCATTGAAGACTGGGTGAAAATCTGCTTACCTGCAAAGGCCAAGGTGACAGCTGAGCATGGGGACACAGCTTTTGGTGATCAGTGCGTGCTGTGTGAAAAG GAGGCAGTGAATGTTTCGCTTGAAAACCTGTTATCATATCCATTTGTTAGACAAGGAGTGGTGAATGGAACTCTGGCCCTCAAGGGTGCCCATTATGATTTCATCAAAGGAAATCTCGAGCTCTGGGGACTCGATTGCAGCCTTTCTCCACCTGTATCTCTATGA